The following are encoded together in the Osmia lignaria lignaria isolate PbOS001 chromosome 6, iyOsmLign1, whole genome shotgun sequence genome:
- the Ufd4 gene encoding ubiquitin fusion-degradation 4-like isoform X8, with the protein MADVDPETLLEWLNMGQGDERDMQLIALEQLCMLLLMSDNVDRCFECCPPRTFLPALCRIFLDQLAPDSVLEVTARAITYYFDLSPECIRRVIAMEGAVRGICSRLSGAGLGSRTSRDLAEQCIKALELVCAREAGAVLEAGGLPCALCFIREHGALVHRDTLHSAMAVVTRLCGKVEPQDKSLPDCIEALSTLLRHEDAHVADGALRCFASLADRFSRRNTDPAPLASHGLVSELLYRLSNAAGPGTSIAATSGNPKTPPPSSTTSTIPAPEANSCASVSTIISLLSTLCRGSPSITHDLLRSELPDAIEKALKGDERCALDSMRLVDLLLVLLFEGRSALGRNTSGGPSGPLLPRFRRPESAGEKSHRQLIDCIRSKDTDALIEAIDSGGIGVNFMDDVGQTLLNWASAFGTQEMVEFLCDRGADVNKGQRSSSLHYAACFGRPAIAKVLLRHGANPDLRDEDGKTPLDKARERVDEGHREVAAILQSPGEWMLPNQEHRKPETETEFTEPKGDPEMAPVYLKRLLPVFCATFQSSMLPSVRKASLSLIRKMVHYIQSELLVETCGSDRTGSCGAMLVEVIASVLDNEEDEDGHLVVLQMIQDLMIKGKDEFLEHFARLGVFSKVAALAGPQETTPEPEAESNQSEEQRMEDAKELLIGRAYHWGDWCICRGRDCLYVWSYAAALELSNGSNGWFRFILDGKLATMYSSGSPEGGTDTSENRGEFLEKLQRARSQVKPNSVSQPVLSRPGTTRLVVGNWALSSRKESELCIHNSDGQQQATILREDLPGFIFESNRGTKHSFTAETSLGPEFVSGWAGKRGKRLRSKIEAIKQKVKVQAQDIYECYFKAAQAQPRGVVAKLGAIVNQIEKACQKQQSGNREWRNILLSALDELKALLNEEGRVSAYELHSSGLVQTLLALLAAPPGPQPPTLRATKLRMQRIAVFKNCFHSKDANKEHNSAKILVQKLVSVLESIEKLPVYLYDTPGSGYGLQILTRRLRFRLEKATGESSLIDRSGRSLKMEPLSTIQQLESHLLKMVAKQWHDHDRSTFTFVKKLKEGNRITFKYQYDFDENGLLYWIGTNAKTCSEWVNPGQYGLVVVTSSNGRNLPYGHLEDILSRDPSALNCHTNDDRRAWFSIDLGVWIIPSAYTLRHARGYGRSALRNWMFQASKDGVTWTTLYAHVDDPSLNEPGSTATWTLEPPADETQGWRHLRLQQIGKNASGQTHYLSVSGFEVYGEVTGVCEDLGRAAREAEAGVRKQRRLIKSQVLRHLVAGARVARGLDWKWRDQDGVPPGEGTVTGELHNGWIDVTWDHGGSNSYRMGAEGKFDLRLVGSGLDTDNGTKNKSGGGVLTGRKSSSTPSLPDCTDTAMRGSVASTDQAASADNLAAKQAAESIAESVLSVARAEAVVAVTGEGGANSTGELSVVLHPRPDTTVTSDLATIVESLALNTDCPANSNSNRASSSTKPFFATVRGNKPGAGLLSLEATEVLDRVREGADRLRNNTNSFLSGELLSLVPVRISVAGELEENSLRIKSVQRHHSAITDATKECSRDKEASSSTQNTAGGCPVVVTNPMSVSVPNLACSDANNTLEPTAATGLLETFAAMARRRTLGPTGGQHIASNSNTGSNSRGPNSVSSLVRLALSPNFPGGLLSTAQSYPSLTSSGQVAGSGVTTTTGPGLGQALTMSLTSTSSDSEQVSLEDFLESCGGVASSSVGGGRTTGGPTLLTELEDDEDGVLEEEEDNDENDQEEDDEENEEEGDGCDADYEEVMVSRNLLAAFMEEESSKRRAWDDEFVLKRQFSALIPAFDPRPGRTNINQTTDLEIPPPGSETQSSTRSGSLSMPRLSLTLKGPGLPGVPDVELPLTEPHASIFKTVQELMQLTELGSRQEKLRRIWEPTYTIIYKESRDEESSGRATPIVTLYSRSTTQSSSVCTVEDVLQLLRHVYVLSTTRDDGKHVDYENEESPCWVHPDDFTSKKITNKIVQQIQDPLALAAGALPNWCEELARSCPFLLPFETRRLYFSCTAFGASRSIVWLQTQRDAVLERQRTPGLSPRRDDIHEFRVGRLKHERVSVPRGEKLLDWAEQVMKVHANRKSILEVEFIGEEGTGLGPTLEFFALVAAELQRKDLGLWLCDDEEIHDTEQSHVSGEQVRPAGYYVTRPSGLFPAPLPQDSVTCDRAVRYFWFLGVFLAKVLQDNRLVDLPLSRPFLKLMCHGDITNNVNEKIGLSGITQESMSSSMSSSFISEEGETDVTYSSLEPPPWYSGLLDIEDLVFVDPVRGEFLKEIQASVAKRDRSLSDSHNTTDEETSLNITHPSGMSVPIEDLALTMTYSPSSKVFGYEHVELIEGCAETSVTVQNAKEYAEMTINYCLDRGVSRQLESFKAGFSKVFPMEKLHAFSPEEVRAMLCGEQNPQWTREDLLNYTEPKLGYTRESPGFQRFVNVLLSLTGPERKAFLQFATGCSALPPGGLCNLHPRLTVVRKVDAGSGGYPSVNTCVHYLKLPEYPTEEILKERLLAATRERGFHLN; encoded by the exons ATGGCTGATGTGGATCCTGAAACTTTATTGGAATGGCTTAATATGGGCCAAGGAGATGAAAGAGACATGCAACTAATTGCATTAGAGCAATTATGCATGTTGTTGCTTATGTCTGATAATGTTGATCGATGCTTCGAATG CTGTCCTCCACGCACATTTCTTCCTGCATTATGTAGAATCTTTTTGGATCAACTTGCACCGGATAGTGTTTTAGAAGTGACTGCTCGAGCCATTACATATTATTTCGACCTATCACCAGAATGTATACGCAGAGTAATAGCCATGGAAGGTGCTGTAAGAGGTATATGCAGTCGCTTGTCTGGAGCTGGATTAGGTTCCAGAACTAGTCGGGATTTAGCTGAACAATGTATAAAG GCATTAGAGCTTGTTTGCGCAAGGGAAGCTGGTGCTGTTCTTGAAGCAGGTGGCCTTCCATGTGCTTTATGTTTTATTCGGGAACACGGAGCTCTTGTTCATCGGGATACGCTCCATTCGGCAATGGCTGTCGTTACTCGTTTATGTGGAAAAGTAGAACCACAAGATAAATCTTTACCAGATTGTATCGAAGCGTTATCGACATTACTCAGACACGAAGATGCACACGTTGCTGATGGAGCCCTTCGTTGTTTTGCATCATTGGCTGATAGATTTTCAAGAAGAAATACAGATCCTGCTCCTTTAGCCTCCCATGGATTAGTTTCTGAGCTCTTATATAG GTTATCAAATGCAGCAGGACCTGGTACATCAATAGCAGCTACTTCTGGAAATCCCAAAACACCTCCACCATCCAGTACAACTTCAACAATACCTGCTCCAGAAGCAAACTCTTGCGCTTCTGTTTCCACTATAATTAGTCTTTTATCAACACTTTGTAGAGGATCACCTTCTATAACTCACGATCTCTTACGTTCTGAGCTACCAGATGCAATTGAGAAAGCTTTAAAGGGAGACGAACGATGTGCTCTTGATTCTATGAGATTAGTTGATTTATTGTTGGTTTTACTGTTTGAAGGGAGATCAGCGTTAGGACGTAATACGAGTGGAGGCCCATCGGGTCCTTTATTACCACGATTCAGACGGCCAGAAAGTGCCGGAGAAAAATCTCACAGGCAGCTAATTGATTGCATTCGATCGAAAGATACAGATGCATTAATAGAAGCTATAGATTCCGGAGGCATTGGAGTTAATTTTATGGACGACGTTGGACAGACATTGCTTAATTGGGCGTCTGCTTTTGGAACTCAAGAAATGGTTGAATTCTTATGTGATAGAGGGGCGGATGTTAATAAAGGTCAAAGATCGTCTAGTCTACATTATGCTGCTTGTTTTGGAAGACCAGCTATCGCTAAAGTATTACTTAGACACGGAGCAAATCCAGATTTACGAGATGAAGATGGAAAAACACCACTAGATAAAGCTAGAGAGCGTGTAGACGAAGGGCATAGAGAAGTTGCAGCTATATTACAATCTCCTGGCGAGTGGATGTTACCAAATCAAGAGCACAGAAAGCCAGAGACAGAAACCGAATTTACAGAACCAAAAGGTGATCCTGAAATGGCTCCAGTTTATTTAAAAAGGCTTTTACCGGTATTCTGCGCGACATTTCAATCATCAATGTTGCCCAGCGTTAGAAAAGCCAGTTTaagtttaattagaaaaatggtGCACTATATTCAGTCGGAATTACTTGTCGAAACATGCGGTTCCGATAGAACAGGAAGCTGTGGTGCTATGCTGGTGGAAGTAATTGCCAGTGTTTTGGATAACGAG GAGGATGAAGATGGACACTTAGTGGTTTTGCAAATGATACAAGATTTGATGATAAAAGGGAAAGATGAATTTCTAGAACATTTTGCTCGTCTGGGAGTCTTTTCGAAAGTTGCTGCACTAGCCGGACCACAAGAAACTACTCCAGAGCCAGAGGCAGAATCAAATCAATCCGAAGAGCAAAGAATGGAAGACGCTAAAGAACTTTTAATTGGAAGAGCTTACCATTGGGGAGATTGGTGTATTTGCAGAGGACGCGATTGCTTATACGTATGGTCGTATGCAGCCGCTTTAGAATTATCAAATGGAAGCAATGGATGGTTTAGGTTTATACTCGATGGAAAATTAGCAACAATGTACTCAAGTGGAAGTCCAGAGGGAGGGACAGATACTTCAG AGAATCGCGGCGAATTTTTGGAGAAATTACAAAGAGCACGTAGCCAAGTGAAACCGAATTCAGTGAGTCAGCCCGTATTATCACGTCCTGGTACGACTCGGTTAGTTGTAGGAAATTGGGCGTTATCTAGTAGAAAAGAAAGCGAATTGTGTATACATAATAGCGATGGTCAGCAGCAAGCAACTATTTTAAGAGAAGATTTACCAGGATTTATTTTTGAGTCAAATCGAGGTACAAAGCATTCCTTCACAGCAGAAACAAGTTTGG GCCCAGAATTTGTATCAGGATGGGCTGGCAAAAGGGGCAAAAGATTAAGATCAAAAATTGAAGCTATTAAACAAAAAGTTAAAGTACAAGctcaagatatttatgaatgTTATTTTAAAGCTGCACAGGCACAGCCACGCGGAGTAGTCGCTAAGCTAGGGGCTATTGTTAATCAAATAGAAAAAGCTTGCCAAAAACAACAGTCAGGTAATCGCGAATGGCGCAACATATTACTAAGCGCGCTAGATGAACTTAAAGCTTTACTGAACGAAGAAGGACGAGTTTCTGCTTACGAGCTGCATTCTAGCGGTCTCGTACAAACTTTACTTGCGCTGTTAGCAGCTCCGCCGGGCCCGCAACCACCAACATTGAGAGCAACAAAACTTAGAATGCAAAGAATAGCAGTATTCAAAAATTGCTTCCATTCGAAGGATGCTAATAAAGAACATAATTCCGCTAAAATTCTAGTCCAAAAGTTAGTTTCAGTATTGGAATCTATTGAGAAATTGCCTGTTTATTTATACGACACCCCAGGCTCTGGCTATGGCTTACAAATTTTAACTAGAAGATTACGTTTCCGATTAGAAAAAGCAACTGGTGAAAGTTCTTTAATAGACAGATCTGGTCGGAGTTTAAAGATGGAACCGTTGAGCACTATACAACAATTAGAgagtcatttattaaaaatggtaGCAAAGCAATGGCACGATCACGATAGGTCAACATTTACATTTGTTAAGAAACTGAAAGAAGGCAATAGAATAACGTTTAAATACCAGTATGACTTTGATGAAAATGGTTTGTTATACTGGATTGGTACAAACGCAAAAACTTGTTCTGAATGGGTGAATCCTGGTCAATACGGTTTAGTTGTTGTTACATCAAGTAACGGAAGGAATCTACCTTACGGTCATCTTGAAGATATTCTAAGTCGTGACCCGTCAGCTTTAAATTGTCATACAAATGACGATAGGCGCGCGTGGTTTTCAATCGATTTAGGAGTCTGGATTATTCCAAGTGCTTACACACTGAGACATGCAAGAGGTTACGGTAGAAGTGCCTTGCGGAATTGGATGTTCCAGGCATCGAAGGATGGTGTAACTTGGACGACACTATATGCTCATGTAGATGATCCATCATTAAACGAGCCTGGCAGCACAGCCACTTGGACATTGGAACCGCCGGCCGATGAAACGCAAGGCTGGCGTCATTTACGATTGCAACAAATCGGAAAGAACGCTTCTGGTCAAACACATTATTTGTCTGTGTCTGGATTTGAAGTTTACGGTGAGGTTACTGGAGTCTGCGAGGATTTAGGACGCGCTGCTAGAGAAGCTGAAGCTGGAGTTCGAAAACAACGGAGATTAATTAAATCCCAAGTTCTTCGTCATTTGGTTGCTGGTGCTAGGGTAGCTAGAGGTTTAGATTGGAAATGGAGAGATCAGGATGGTGTTCCACCAG GCGAAGGTACCGTAACAGGAGAATTGCATAATGGTTGGATAGATGTAACATGGGATCATGGTGGTTCCAATTCTTATAGAATGGGTGCAGAGGGGAAATTTGATCTAAGATTGGTTGGAAGTGGTCTTGATACGGATAATGGAACCAAAAATAAAAGCGGTGGTGGAGTTTTAACTGGACGAAAATCGAGTAGCACCCCTAGTTTACCAGATTGCACCGATACCGCGATGCGTGGCTCGGTAGCTTCAACGGATCAAGCAGCAAGTGCTGATAACCTTGCAGCTAAG CAAGCCGCTGAATCGATAGCAGAAAGTGTGCTATCGGTCGCTCGTGCCGAGGCGGTTGTTGCTGTAACCGGCGAAGGTGGAGCAAATTCAACGGGCGAACTGTCTGTTGTATTACATCCCAGGCCTGACACTACCGTGACAAGTGATCTGGCAACAATTGTTGAAAGTCTTGCCCTTAACACTGATTGTCCTGCCAACAGTAACAGCAATCGTGCGTCTAGTAGTACAAAGCCATTTTTTGCTACTGTGCGAGGAAACAAG cCGGGGGCTGGTTTATTGAGTCTTGAAGCTACTGAAGTATTAGACCGCGTCAGGGAAGGAGCTGACAGATTACGTAACAACACTAACAGCTTCTTGAGCGGTGAATTACTTAGTTTAGTGCCTGTTAGAATCAGCGTGGCGGGTGAATTAGAGGAGAATTCATTGAGAATAAAGTCTGTTCAAAGGCATCATTCAGCAATTACCGATG CTACCAAAGAATGTAGTCGGGACAAAGAAGCTAGCTCATCTACGCAAAATACAGCAGGAGGATGTCCTGTTGTTGTTACCAATCCCATGTCTGTGTCTGTTCCCAATCTTGCTTGTTCTGATGCTAACAATACACTGGAACCAACAGCTGCAACTGGTTTATTGGAAACATTTGCGGCAATGGCGCGAAGACGAACTTTGG GACCTACAGGTGGACAGCATATTGCTTCTAATTCTAATACTGGTTCAAATTCACGTGGACCTAATTCAGTATCGAGTTTAGTTCGACTTGCCCTAAGTCCTAATTTTCCTGGCGGTTTACTTAGTACAGCTCAAAGTTATCCAAGTTTAACCAGTAGTGGTCAAGTAGCTGGTAGTGGTGTCACGACAACTACTGGACCCGGCTTAGGACAAGCACTTACAATGTCGTTGACTAGTACAAGTAGTGATAGCGAACAG GTCAGTCTTGAAGACTTTTTGGAATCTTGTGGAGGTGTTGCAAGTTCTAGCGTTGGTGGAGGTAGAACAACAGGTGGACCAACTCTTCTGACCGAATTAGAAGATGACGAGGATGGCGTGcttgaagaagaagaggataaTGATGAAAATGATCAAGAG GAAGATgacgaagaaaacgaagaagaaggagatGGTTGCGATGCTGATTACGAAGAGGTTATGGTTAGTCGCAATCTCCTGGCAGCTTTTATGGAAGAAGAAAGCAGCAAGAGACGTGCTTGGGACGACGAGTTTGTTCTTAAACGTCAATTTTCTGCTTTGATCCCAGCCTTCGATCCACGACCCGGACGAACAAACATCAATCAG ACAACTGACTTGGAAATTCCACCACCTGGCAGTGAAACTCAATCAAGTACACGGTCTGGATCATTGTCAATGCCTAGACTTTCTTTAACATTGAAAGGTCCAGGACTTCCAGGAGTGCCAGACGTTGAATTACCCCTTACAGAACCACACGCCAGTATTTTCAAAACGGTACAAGAATTAATGCAACTAACTGAATTGGGCAGCCGGCaagaaaaattaagaagaaTATGGGAACCAACTTAcac TATAATATATAAAGAATCTAGAGACGAAGAATCGTCTGGAAGAGCTACGCCAATTGTAACATTATATTCCCGAAGTACCACTCAAAGCTCTTCAGTTTGTACGGTAGAAGACGTTTTACAGCTTCTGAGGCACGTTTATGTATTGAGTACTACTCGTGACGACGGTAAACACGTTGATTATGAAAACGAGGAATCACCGTGTTGGGTTCATCCCGATGATTTCACTTCAAAGAAAATCACAAATAAAATAGTACAACAAATTCAAGATCCTTTAGCACTAGCTGCTGGAGCTTTGCCAAACTGGTGCGAGGAATTAGCAAGGAGTTGTCCATTTTTATTACCATTTGAAACTAGACGACTGTACTTTAGTTGTACCGCTTTTGGAGCGTCCCGATCTATTGTATGGCTTCAAACACAAAGAGATGCGGTTCTTGAAAGACAAAGAACACCTGGTTTGAGTCCACGTCGCGATGATATTCACGAATTTCGTGTGGGTAGACTCAAACATGAAAGAGTCAGTGTACCTAGGGGAGAGAAATTATTAGACTGGGCAGAACAAGTAATGAAG GTCCATGCAAATCGGAAAAGTATATTAGAAGTTGAATTTATCGGTGAAGAAGGAACAGGTCTGGGACCCACGTTAGAGTTTTTCGCATTAGTTGCTGCAGAGTTACAGCGCAAAGACTTGGGTTTATGGCTGTGCGATGACGAAGAAATACATGATACAGAACAGTCACATGTTTCTGGAGAGCAGGTTCGACCTGCAGGATATTATGTAACTCGACCAAGTGGATTATTCCCAGCACCTTTACCACAGGATTCGGTAACTTGTGATCGTGCTGTTCGATACTTCTGGTTCTTGGGTGTGTTCCTGGCAAAAGTTTTGCAGGATAATAGATTAGTAGATTTGCCGTTGTCCCGTCCTTTCTTAAAATTAATGTGTCACGGAGACATTACAAATAATGTGAATGAAAAAATTGGTCTTAGTGGTATAACTCAAGAAAGTATGTCATCAAGTATGTCGAGTAGCTTTATATCAGAAGAAGGTGAAACAGACGTAACATATTCTTCGTTAGAACCACCTCCATGGTATTCTGGATTATTAGATATCGAAGATCTTGTATTCGTCGATCCGGTGAGAGGAGagtttttaaaagaaatacaAGCATCAGTTGCTAAACGTGATAGATCGCTTTCGGATAGTCATAATACTACTGACGAAGAAACGTCGTTGAATATTACTCATCCATCTGGAATGTCAGTGCCTATTGAAGATTTGGCTTTAACAATGACATATTCTCCTAGTTCGAAAGTGTTTGGATACGAGCATGTGGAATTAATAGAAGGATGTGCAGAGACATCAGTAACTGTGCAGAATGCGAAAGAGTACGCGGAGATGACAATTAATTATTGTCTCGATCGAGGAGTCTCTAGACAACTTGAATCATTTAAAGCCGGTTTTTCAAAAGTCTTCCCAATGGAAAAACTTCATGCTTTCAGTCCGGAAGAAGTAAGGGCTATGCTTTGCGGAGAACAAAATCCACAATGGACCAGAGAAGATTTGCTCAATTACACTGAGCCAAAACTTGGTTATACAAGAGAAAG CCCTGGTTTCCAAAGATTCGTCAATGTTTTACTCTCACTGACTGGTCCAGAAAGAAAAGCTTTCTTACAATTTGCTACTGGATGTTCAGCTTTACCTCCTGGAGGATTATGTAATTTACATCCTAGATTGACTGTCGTACGAAAAGTAGACGCTGGATCAGGTGGTTACCCCTCTGTTAACACCTGTGTTCATTATTTAAAGTTGCCAGAGTATCCTACTGAAGAAATACTTAAAGAAAGACTCTTAGCTGCAACCAGAGAGAGAGGATTTCACTTAAATTAA